The Athene noctua chromosome 3, bAthNoc1.hap1.1, whole genome shotgun sequence genome includes a region encoding these proteins:
- the STYK1 gene encoding tyrosine-protein kinase STYK1, which produces MAGDVKRFTRMLLECNSNDKLCVVREYQTEVIVVPVLLVGFFVIVLTVILWLHCRGLRAKQEQSSSSGHQVNDKNQQESSSTENCYIQLSETSVESLLNSASLTLKELEIPREKLSAGTLQLLKHGHYGSTYRAQLETGNPGKTKPVVLKTLQDLASPQEVKDFLGRIQFHQKLGHHKNLVELIGCCVDQLPLYMIMEDVSLGDLLTFLWTCRKDIMTMDGIPYDLTERQVYEVGQQVAAALAYLEEKKLFHGDIAARNVLLHHNFTAKLCGLDLAYETHTYGANSVTQIVPVKWQAPERLLKKPPSIKADIWSFGILLYEMITLGAPPYPEVPPSDILSYLQRQNIMKQPSSCQQAMYGIMKSCWQWNAAHRPSPADLIRSLQTALKTSNGHAVLQVPELVVPELYANVAGVDVHSLVREYTIL; this is translated from the exons ATGGCAGGGGATGTAAAAAGATTCACACGCATGCTACTGGAATGTAACAGCAATGACAAGCTATGTG TTGTGCGTGAATATCAGACTGAAGTGATTGTTGTCCCCGTTCtccttgtggggttttttgtcatcGTGCTAACTGTGATCCTTTGGCTCCACTGTCGTGGCTTGCGAGCAAAGCAGGAACAGTCATCATCATCTGGACACCAAg TGAATGACAAGAATCAGCAGGAATCCAGCTCAACAGAGAACTGCTATATCCAGCTGAGTGAGACGTCTGTGGAGAGCCTGCTAAATTCTGCATCCTTGACTCTGAAAGAACTGGAGATACCGCGAGAGAAACTCTCAGCAGGCACCTTGCAGCTGCTAAAACATGGCCACTATGGGAGCACTTACAGGGCACAGCTGGAAACTGGGAACCCCGGGAAGACTAAGCCTGTAGTATTGAAAACCTTACAAG aCCTGGCTAGTCCCCAGGAAGTAAAGGATTTCCTGGGAAGGATTCAATTCCATCAAAAGCTTGGCCATCATAAGAATCTGGTTGAACTGATTGGATGCTGTGTAGACCAGCTCCCACTTTATATGATCATGGAAGATGTGTCTCTTGGTGACCTGTTGACATTTCTGTGGACATGTCGGAAG GATATTATGACAATGGATGGTATTCCCTATGACCTCACTGAGAGGCAAGTATATGAAGTTGGACAGCAGGTTGCAGCAGCTCTG GCTTACCTTGAAGAGAAGAAGTTGTTCCATGGTGACATTGCTGCCAGGAATGTTCTCCTTCATCACAACTTCACTGCTAAACTCTGTGGTTTGGATCTGGCCTATGAAACTCACACATACGGTGCCAACTCAGTCACACAGATTGTGCCAGTCAAGTGGCAGGCACCAGAGAGGCTCCTGAAGAAACCCCCCAGCATCAAGGCAGACAT ATGGTCTTTTGGAATTCTACTGTATGAAATGATTACATTAG GTGCTCCACCATATCCTGAGGTGCCACCTTCTGACATTTTATCATACCTGCAGAGACAGAACATTATGAAGCAGCCCTCAAGCTGCCAGCAAGCCAT GTATGGCATCATGAAGTCCTGCTGGCAGTGGAACGCAGCTCACCGGCCTTCTCCAGCAGACCTGATCCGGTCCCTACAAACAGCTCTAAAGACCAGCAATGGCCACGCTGTTCTGCAGGTGCCTGAGCTAGTGGTGCCTGAACTCTACGCTAATGTGGCTGGTGTCGATGTCCACAGCCTAGTGAGGGAATACACTATACTCTGA